A region of Nocardioides sp. JS614 DNA encodes the following proteins:
- a CDS encoding hotdog domain-containing protein: MTTPSPTPEVGLRVTHRRYVPYSHAHYAGNLVDGAYSLGLFGDVATEMCIRTDGDEGLFASYSDVQFRAPVRAGDVLEITAALTRVGTRSRVLDLAVHVVARGAATDERPGAAELLAEPILATTATGTVVVPG; the protein is encoded by the coding sequence ATGACCACCCCGTCCCCGACCCCCGAGGTCGGGCTCCGCGTCACCCACCGGCGCTACGTGCCCTACTCGCACGCGCATTACGCGGGCAACCTCGTGGACGGCGCCTACAGCCTGGGGCTGTTCGGCGACGTGGCCACCGAGATGTGCATCCGCACCGACGGCGACGAGGGGCTGTTCGCGTCGTACTCCGACGTGCAGTTCCGGGCGCCGGTGCGCGCCGGCGACGTCCTGGAGATCACCGCAGCGCTGACCCGGGTCGGGACCCGCTCCCGGGTGCTCGACCTCGCGGTGCACGTCGTCGCGCGGGGCGCCGCGACTGACGAGCGCCCCGGTGCGGCCGAGCTGCTGGCGGAGCCGATCCTGGCCACCACCGCCACCGGCACGGTCGTCGTCCCCGGCTGA
- the lnt gene encoding apolipoprotein N-acyltransferase, with protein MPARLLLAALSGVALSLAFEPVAVPIVIPFAVAGFVLSVRGLRARSAWLPGLLFGIGFQYVLLFWMRAVGPDAWLALATVEAAFIGLLAALTAILCRHRWWPLWVAAAWVAIEVWRSGWPFSGMPWGRLAFAVVDTPVAKALPWVGSVGVSFLLALSGTLLAWVAVARAREQRLAAGLLIALVAATALPVAFPWSAETTGEATVAAVQGDVPGNGDDILYDFRQVTQNQVDVTVDLARDVAAGAVPRPDFVLWPENSTAIDPFRDGRTNSGIRAASAAIGVPILVGAIVDAGPEHVLNQGIVWDPVTGAGDRYTKRHPVPFGEYIPAREFFTRQFGRLAEIPRDMLSGTRKTPLQVAGVEVADAICFDVAYDDGIYAQVSRGAELLVVQTSNATFIHTDQIDQQFAITRLRAIETGRWLAVASTNGVSGVIAPDGQVVASAAPRTQRVLVEQVGLIDAVTPAVRLGAWPGRFLIALTAVGLVFTLASRSLPYGRKRDRQQAEDGRAGSDRPVAATTANGGRPAGE; from the coding sequence GTGCCCGCCCGCCTGCTCCTCGCCGCCCTGTCCGGGGTCGCTCTCTCCCTGGCGTTCGAGCCGGTCGCGGTGCCGATCGTCATCCCATTCGCCGTCGCGGGCTTCGTGCTCTCCGTGCGCGGGCTCCGGGCCCGCTCCGCCTGGCTGCCCGGGCTGCTGTTCGGGATCGGCTTCCAGTACGTGCTGCTGTTCTGGATGCGTGCCGTAGGCCCCGACGCCTGGCTCGCGCTGGCCACCGTCGAGGCGGCCTTCATCGGGCTGCTGGCCGCCCTGACAGCGATCCTGTGCCGGCACCGCTGGTGGCCGCTGTGGGTCGCCGCCGCCTGGGTCGCCATCGAGGTCTGGCGCAGTGGCTGGCCGTTCAGCGGCATGCCCTGGGGGCGGCTGGCCTTCGCCGTGGTCGACACGCCGGTGGCCAAGGCACTGCCGTGGGTCGGCTCGGTCGGGGTGAGCTTCCTCCTCGCCCTCAGCGGCACCCTCCTCGCCTGGGTCGCGGTCGCGCGCGCCCGCGAGCAGCGGCTCGCCGCGGGCCTCCTGATCGCCCTGGTCGCGGCGACCGCGCTGCCCGTGGCCTTCCCCTGGTCGGCCGAGACCACCGGCGAGGCGACCGTCGCTGCGGTGCAGGGCGACGTCCCCGGCAACGGCGACGACATCCTCTACGACTTCCGGCAGGTCACCCAGAACCAGGTGGACGTCACCGTCGACCTCGCCCGCGACGTCGCGGCGGGCGCCGTACCCCGGCCCGACTTCGTGCTCTGGCCCGAGAACTCCACCGCGATCGACCCGTTCCGCGACGGCCGGACCAACAGCGGGATCCGCGCCGCCAGCGCCGCGATCGGGGTGCCGATCCTGGTCGGTGCGATCGTGGACGCCGGTCCCGAGCACGTGCTCAACCAGGGCATCGTCTGGGACCCCGTCACGGGGGCGGGGGACCGCTACACCAAGCGGCACCCGGTGCCGTTCGGCGAGTACATCCCGGCTCGCGAGTTCTTCACCCGCCAGTTCGGGCGGCTCGCCGAGATCCCGCGCGACATGCTCTCCGGGACCCGCAAGACGCCGCTGCAGGTGGCGGGCGTCGAGGTCGCCGACGCGATCTGCTTCGACGTGGCGTACGACGACGGCATCTACGCCCAGGTCAGCCGGGGCGCCGAGCTGCTCGTCGTGCAGACCAGCAACGCCACGTTCATCCACACCGACCAGATCGACCAGCAGTTCGCCATCACCCGGCTCCGGGCGATCGAGACGGGCCGCTGGCTGGCGGTCGCCTCGACCAACGGCGTCTCGGGGGTGATCGCCCCCGACGGACAGGTGGTCGCGAGCGCTGCGCCGCGCACGCAGCGGGTGCTCGTCGAGCAGGTCGGCTTGATCGACGCCGTCACGCCGGCGGTGCGCCTCGGCGCCTGGCCCGGCCGGTTCCTCATCGCGCTGACCGCCGTCGGTCTGGTGTTCACGCTCGCTTCACGATCGCTCCCGTATGGTCGGAAGCGGGACCGGCAGCAGGCCGAGGACGGCCGAGCAGGATCCGACCGCCCCGTTGCTGCCACGACAGCGAATGGAGGGCGACCCGCAGGTGAGTGA
- a CDS encoding polyprenol monophosphomannose synthase, with product MSEPASTRGIEGLGRVVVVIPTYNEASNLAWIVARLRAAQPDVDVLVVDDGSPDGTGRVADELARTDPAVSVVHRTSKAGLGAAYLHGFRVALAAGYDVIGEMDADGSHQPEQLGRLLEALRGADLVIGSRWVPGGSVVNWPRRRELLSRGGNLYVRMLLGVPVRDATAGYRLFRRATLEKIDLESVQSTGYVFQTDMVARALSAGLSVQEVPIEFVERVRGDSKMSGAVAAESLRRITAWGLRERTAQVRRARERR from the coding sequence GTGAGTGAGCCGGCGAGCACACGGGGCATCGAGGGTCTCGGCCGCGTCGTGGTGGTGATCCCGACGTACAACGAGGCGAGCAACCTCGCCTGGATCGTGGCGCGCCTGCGGGCCGCCCAACCGGACGTCGACGTGCTGGTCGTCGACGACGGCTCGCCGGACGGCACCGGGAGGGTCGCCGACGAGCTGGCGCGCACGGATCCTGCGGTCTCCGTCGTGCACCGCACGAGCAAGGCCGGGTTGGGAGCCGCCTACCTGCACGGCTTCCGGGTCGCGCTGGCGGCGGGCTACGACGTGATCGGGGAGATGGACGCCGACGGCAGCCACCAGCCCGAGCAGCTCGGCCGCCTGCTCGAGGCGCTCCGCGGCGCCGACCTCGTCATCGGATCACGCTGGGTGCCGGGCGGCTCGGTCGTCAACTGGCCGCGGCGGCGCGAGCTGCTCTCCCGCGGCGGGAACCTGTACGTCCGGATGCTGCTCGGCGTGCCTGTGCGGGACGCGACGGCCGGCTACCGGCTGTTCCGCCGGGCGACCCTGGAGAAGATCGACCTCGAGTCTGTGCAGTCGACCGGGTACGTCTTCCAGACCGACATGGTCGCCCGCGCCCTGAGCGCTGGACTGAGCGTCCAGGAGGTGCCGATCGAGTTCGTGGAGCGGGTCCGCGGCGACTCGAAGATGAGCGGTGCGGTGGCCGCCGAGTCGCTCCGGCGGATCACCGCCTGGGGGCTGCGGGAGCGCACCGCCCAGGTACGCCGGGCCCGGGAGCGCCGGTGA
- a CDS encoding FxsA family protein, with protein MSRRRRPLALLLVALFVGMPLLEIYVLVQVGQVIGAWWTILLLVLDSVLGTLLIRHEGGRAWRALREALESGRMPARELADGALILVGGTLMLAPGFVTDAFGVLLILPVTRPLFRGLLTTLVSRRVLGNGPGNATRPGRGPEGPVVRGEVVDE; from the coding sequence GTGAGCAGGCGGCGCCGGCCGCTGGCCCTGCTGCTGGTGGCGCTGTTCGTCGGGATGCCGCTGCTCGAGATCTACGTCCTCGTCCAGGTCGGCCAGGTGATCGGCGCCTGGTGGACGATCCTGCTGCTGGTGCTCGACAGCGTCCTGGGCACCCTGCTGATCCGCCACGAGGGCGGCCGGGCGTGGCGGGCGCTGCGCGAGGCGCTGGAGAGCGGCCGGATGCCGGCCAGGGAGCTCGCCGACGGGGCCCTGATCCTCGTCGGCGGCACCTTGATGCTCGCGCCCGGGTTCGTCACCGACGCGTTCGGGGTGCTGTTGATCCTGCCGGTCACCCGGCCCCTGTTCCGCGGGCTGCTGACGACCCTGGTGTCGCGCCGGGTGCTCGGAAACGGCCCTGGGAATGCGACTCGCCCCGGACGCGGGCCCGAGGGCCCGGTCGTCCGGGGCGAGGTGGTCGACGAGTAG
- a CDS encoding RNA polymerase-binding protein RbpA, with protein sequence MAERTLRGARLGGQSFEDERGIEFAARQQVGYRCPQGHEFEITMSVEADVPAVWECPRCGAEALSVSGIQPEAKAEKPARTHWDMLLERRSEKELEDILKERLQLLRDGEIGPAHLHRANQKKRKATA encoded by the coding sequence ATGGCGGAGCGCACACTGCGGGGAGCGCGGCTCGGGGGCCAGAGTTTCGAGGATGAGCGCGGCATCGAGTTCGCGGCTCGTCAGCAGGTCGGTTACCGGTGTCCCCAGGGGCACGAGTTCGAGATCACGATGTCGGTCGAGGCGGACGTGCCCGCCGTCTGGGAGTGCCCGCGGTGTGGGGCCGAGGCGCTGAGCGTCTCCGGCATCCAGCCCGAGGCCAAGGCGGAGAAGCCGGCGCGGACGCACTGGGACATGCTCTTGGAGCGGCGCTCGGAGAAGGAGCTCGAGGACATCCTCAAGGAGCGGCTGCAGCTGCTCCGCGACGGGGAGATCGGGCCCGCGCACCTGCACCGCGCCAACCAGAAGAAGCGCAAGGCGACTGCCTGA
- a CDS encoding MFS transporter, whose translation MTASGIADLGPLRRAREQQAWYWYDWANSAYVTTTAAVLFAPYLTSVAEKSACGFVTDEDKGLKCTEDLHVLGLSLSAGSLVFYIVTAATILSALVLPVVGAIADRSGAKPRLLGGFAWAGSLMAMLMFLVTGSNWQLGAGLLLLATLFLGASLVVYDALLVDIADPDDRDRVSSRGWALGYLGGGILLALNFGLLSVMSDDTELAVRISLLSAGLWWAVFTIIPVRGIRARPPVHPVAEPGGLLRASFGQLWRTLKDLRRYPVTMTFLAAYLFYNDGIQTVIYAASVYGEKQLGFEKSTVLLAFLVVQFVGILGALWFGRVARGRGAYRVILGGLVVWLLVVVAGWLTPDENLPLFLLLAVGIGIVLGGTQALSRSFYSQLIPRGREAEYFSLYQACERGTSWVGTLIFGLVHQWTDSYRPALLALVVLFVVGIVLLLRVDPRRGIREAGNPLPQVV comes from the coding sequence ATGACGGCGAGCGGGATCGCGGACCTCGGCCCGCTCCGGCGGGCGCGCGAGCAGCAGGCCTGGTACTGGTACGACTGGGCGAACAGCGCGTACGTGACGACCACGGCCGCGGTGCTGTTCGCGCCGTACCTCACCTCGGTCGCCGAGAAGTCCGCGTGCGGCTTCGTCACCGACGAGGACAAGGGCCTCAAGTGCACCGAGGACCTGCACGTCCTCGGGCTCAGCCTCTCCGCCGGCTCGCTGGTCTTCTACATCGTCACCGCGGCCACGATCCTCTCCGCGCTGGTGCTGCCGGTCGTCGGCGCGATCGCCGACCGGAGCGGCGCCAAGCCGCGGCTGCTGGGTGGGTTCGCCTGGGCCGGCAGCCTGATGGCGATGCTGATGTTCCTGGTCACCGGCAGCAACTGGCAGCTCGGCGCCGGGCTGCTCCTGCTCGCGACGCTCTTCCTCGGCGCGAGCCTGGTGGTGTACGACGCCCTGCTCGTCGACATCGCCGACCCGGACGACCGAGACCGGGTGTCCTCGCGCGGCTGGGCGCTCGGCTACCTCGGTGGGGGCATCCTGCTCGCCCTGAACTTCGGCCTGCTGAGCGTGATGAGCGACGACACCGAGCTCGCCGTCCGGATCAGCCTGCTCAGCGCCGGCCTGTGGTGGGCCGTCTTCACGATCATCCCGGTGCGGGGCATCCGCGCCCGGCCGCCGGTGCACCCGGTCGCCGAGCCCGGCGGCCTCCTGCGGGCGAGCTTCGGGCAGCTCTGGCGGACCCTGAAGGACCTGCGCCGCTATCCGGTGACGATGACGTTCCTGGCCGCGTACCTGTTCTACAACGACGGCATCCAGACCGTGATCTACGCGGCGTCGGTCTACGGCGAGAAGCAGCTCGGCTTCGAGAAGAGCACCGTGCTGCTGGCCTTCCTGGTGGTCCAGTTCGTCGGCATCCTCGGTGCGCTGTGGTTCGGGCGGGTCGCCCGCGGACGGGGCGCCTACCGGGTGATCCTCGGTGGGCTCGTCGTGTGGCTGCTGGTCGTGGTCGCCGGCTGGCTCACCCCGGACGAGAACCTCCCGCTGTTCCTGCTGCTGGCCGTCGGGATCGGCATCGTGCTCGGTGGCACCCAGGCCCTCTCCCGGTCCTTCTACAGCCAGCTCATCCCGCGCGGCCGCGAGGCGGAGTACTTCTCGCTCTACCAGGCCTGCGAGCGCGGGACCAGCTGGGTGGGGACCCTGATCTTCGGCCTCGTCCACCAGTGGACCGACTCCTACCGGCCGGCGCTGCTCGCCCTGGTGGTGCTGTTCGTGGTCGGGATCGTGCTGCTCCTGCGGGTCGATCCGCGCCGCGGGATCCGGGAGGCCGGCAATCCGCTCCCCCAGGTGGTCTGA
- a CDS encoding glycerophosphodiester phosphodiesterase family protein → MVTPRTGFGYLDEPGPVLAFAHRGGAYHPEIEGLENTLAAFRHAVALGYGYLETDAHVTRDGVLLAFHDSVLDRVTDQRGEIGALTHAEVRRALVGGRESVPTLAELFEAFPRARFNIDLKSDGAVPALAEFIAAREAWGRVLVGSFSRRRTRRFRALTAGRVPTAATPVEIALFRFLPSARLAALLSGGRSAALQVPHRRGRLTIATAGLVRRAHATGRHVHVWTIDDADEMRLLLDRGVDGLFTDRTDILKDVLTERDQWQDGARGQDREAP, encoded by the coding sequence GTGGTCACCCCGCGCACCGGATTCGGCTACCTCGACGAGCCCGGCCCCGTGCTGGCGTTCGCGCACCGCGGCGGCGCCTACCATCCGGAGATCGAGGGCCTGGAGAACACCCTGGCGGCGTTCCGCCACGCGGTGGCGCTCGGCTACGGGTACCTCGAGACCGACGCGCACGTCACCCGGGACGGGGTCCTGCTGGCCTTCCACGACAGCGTGCTCGACCGGGTGACCGACCAGCGCGGCGAGATCGGCGCGCTCACCCACGCCGAGGTACGCCGAGCGCTGGTCGGCGGCCGCGAGTCCGTCCCGACCCTCGCCGAGCTGTTCGAGGCGTTCCCGCGCGCCCGGTTCAACATCGACCTCAAGTCCGACGGCGCGGTGCCGGCCCTCGCCGAGTTCATCGCCGCGCGGGAGGCGTGGGGCCGGGTCCTGGTCGGCTCCTTCTCGCGGCGTCGTACCCGCCGGTTCCGCGCCCTGACCGCCGGCCGGGTGCCGACGGCGGCCACCCCGGTCGAGATCGCCCTGTTCCGCTTCCTGCCCAGCGCCCGGCTGGCCGCGCTGCTCAGCGGCGGCCGGTCGGCCGCGCTGCAGGTCCCCCACCGCCGGGGACGGCTGACGATCGCGACCGCCGGGCTGGTCCGGCGGGCGCACGCCACCGGCCGGCACGTCCACGTGTGGACCATCGACGACGCCGACGAGATGCGGCTGCTGCTCGACCGGGGCGTCGACGGGCTGTTCACCGACCGGACCGACATACTCAAGGACGTCCTCACCGAGCGGGACCAGTGGCAGGACGGGGCACGGGGCCAGGACAGGGAGGCGCCATGA
- a CDS encoding TFIIB-type zinc ribbon-containing protein → METLTCPRCGTEMVSHALSASLGEGEVSQCPDGHGVFLARPDLGALIEAENDWHRHAGQHTAPMPRITADMTAPPVGKPSPRAWVETLFE, encoded by the coding sequence ATGGAGACCTTGACCTGTCCTCGTTGTGGCACCGAGATGGTGTCGCACGCCCTGAGCGCGTCCCTGGGCGAGGGTGAGGTCAGCCAGTGTCCCGACGGGCACGGCGTGTTCCTCGCCCGGCCCGACCTCGGCGCGCTGATCGAGGCCGAGAACGACTGGCACCGCCATGCCGGCCAACACACGGCGCCGATGCCGCGGATCACCGCCGACATGACCGCGCCGCCCGTCGGCAAGCCCTCACCGCGGGCCTGGGTGGAGACGCTCTTCGAGTAG
- a CDS encoding helix-turn-helix domain-containing protein — protein sequence MSEGYKNRIGNLIRDARKHRGLTQHQLADLLGTSQSAINRIEKGHQNLSLEMLARIGAALDSEIVALGAGPTHLRVNGPTTLSGEIDVKTSKNAGVALLCATLLNRGRTTLRKVARIEEVNRLLEVLTSMGVQCRWLNDDNDLEIVPPRTLELDHIDADSARRTRSIIMFLGPLLHRADAFELPYAGGCDLGTRTVEPHMAALRPFGLEVKATEGNYHAAVNHAVEPGRPIVLTERGDTVTENALMAAALHPGTTVIRNASSNYMVQDLCFYLERLGVRIEGIGTTTLAVTGLAEIDVDVDYAPSEDPIEAMSLLAAAIVTKSSITIRRVPIEFLEIELALLEEMGFCYDRSAEYVALNGHTRLVDITTRPSELHAPLDKIHPMPFPGLNIDNLPFFAVIAAVAQGQTLLHDWVYENRAIYLTDLNKLGAKVKLLDPHRVMIEGPTSFTGTELVCPPALRPAVVILLAMLASKGTSVLRSTYVIHRGYEDLAERLNQLGATIETFRDI from the coding sequence ATGAGCGAGGGATACAAGAACCGCATCGGGAACCTCATTCGTGATGCCCGCAAGCACCGGGGCCTGACCCAGCACCAGCTCGCGGACCTGCTCGGCACCAGCCAGAGCGCGATCAACCGGATCGAGAAGGGGCACCAGAACCTCTCCCTGGAGATGCTCGCCCGGATCGGTGCCGCGCTCGACTCCGAGATCGTGGCCCTCGGCGCCGGGCCCACCCACCTGCGGGTGAACGGCCCGACCACGCTGTCCGGCGAGATCGACGTCAAGACCTCCAAGAACGCCGGGGTCGCGCTGCTGTGCGCCACCCTGCTGAACCGGGGGCGCACCACGCTGCGCAAGGTCGCCCGGATCGAGGAGGTCAACCGGCTGCTCGAGGTGCTGACCAGCATGGGCGTGCAGTGCCGCTGGCTCAACGACGACAACGACCTCGAGATCGTGCCCCCGCGGACCCTCGAGCTGGACCACATCGACGCCGACTCGGCGCGCCGCACCCGCTCGATCATCATGTTCCTGGGCCCGCTGTTGCACCGCGCGGACGCCTTCGAGCTGCCGTACGCCGGCGGCTGCGACCTCGGCACCCGCACCGTCGAGCCGCACATGGCGGCGCTGCGGCCCTTCGGCCTGGAGGTGAAGGCCACCGAGGGCAACTACCACGCGGCGGTCAACCACGCGGTCGAGCCCGGACGCCCGATCGTGCTCACCGAGCGCGGCGACACCGTGACCGAGAACGCCCTGATGGCGGCGGCGCTGCACCCCGGCACCACCGTGATCCGCAACGCCTCGTCGAACTACATGGTCCAGGACCTGTGCTTCTACCTCGAGCGGCTCGGCGTGCGCATCGAGGGCATCGGCACCACGACGCTCGCGGTCACCGGCCTCGCCGAGATCGATGTGGACGTCGACTACGCGCCCAGCGAGGACCCGATCGAGGCGATGTCGCTGCTGGCCGCCGCGATCGTCACGAAGTCCTCGATCACGATCCGCCGGGTGCCGATCGAGTTCCTCGAGATCGAGCTGGCCCTGTTGGAGGAGATGGGCTTCTGCTACGACCGCTCCGCGGAGTACGTCGCGCTCAACGGCCACACGCGACTGGTCGACATCACCACGCGGCCCTCCGAGCTGCACGCGCCGCTCGACAAGATCCACCCGATGCCGTTCCCCGGCCTGAACATCGACAACCTGCCGTTCTTCGCGGTCATCGCCGCCGTTGCCCAGGGCCAGACCCTGCTGCACGACTGGGTCTACGAGAACCGGGCGATCTACCTCACCGACCTGAACAAGCTCGGGGCGAAGGTGAAGCTCCTCGACCCGCACCGGGTGATGATCGAGGGTCCGACGAGCTTCACCGGCACCGAGCTCGTCTGCCCGCCGGCGCTGCGCCCCGCGGTCGTCATCCTGCTGGCGATGCTCGCCTCGAAGGGCACCTCGGTGCTGCGCTCGACGTACGTCATCCACCGCGGCTACGAGGACCTCGCCGAGCGCCTCAACCAGCTCGGCGCCACCATCGAGACGTTCCGAGACATCTAG
- a CDS encoding zinc-dependent alcohol dehydrogenase family protein: MRATTIHGLRDIRVSEVPDPAITAPTDAIVKVVAGCICGSDLWPYRGENDIRPGATIGHECVGVVEEVGAEVRSVRPGDFVIVPFDHCDNTCPHCLAGAQSACVNLGFTVSGQAEYARVTQADGSLVATQGTPDAGLVPSLLTLSDVLPTGWHAAVSAGVREGGTAVVVGDGAVGLCGVLAASVLGAETIVAMSRHEPRQELARRFGATHIVAERGDEGTAAIMEITGGVGADAVLECVGTDQAMRTAFSTARPGSTVGFVGVPHGVELPVREMFQRNIGLAGGMAPTRRYIPELLELVLADRIEPGLVFDSTLPLDQVAEGYRAMDERQAIKVLIEP, translated from the coding sequence ATGCGTGCAACGACGATCCACGGCCTCCGCGACATCCGCGTCTCCGAAGTCCCCGACCCGGCGATCACCGCCCCCACGGACGCCATCGTCAAGGTGGTCGCGGGCTGCATCTGCGGCTCCGACCTGTGGCCCTACCGCGGCGAGAACGACATCCGTCCCGGCGCCACGATCGGCCACGAGTGCGTCGGCGTGGTGGAGGAGGTCGGTGCCGAGGTCCGCAGCGTCCGGCCCGGCGACTTCGTGATCGTGCCGTTCGACCACTGCGACAACACCTGCCCGCACTGCCTGGCGGGCGCTCAGTCCGCCTGCGTCAACCTGGGCTTCACCGTCAGCGGCCAGGCCGAGTACGCCCGGGTCACCCAGGCCGACGGCAGCCTGGTCGCCACGCAGGGCACCCCGGACGCGGGCCTGGTGCCGTCGCTGCTCACGCTCTCGGACGTGCTCCCGACGGGGTGGCACGCGGCGGTGTCCGCCGGCGTCCGCGAGGGCGGTACGGCGGTCGTGGTCGGCGACGGCGCGGTCGGGCTGTGCGGGGTGCTGGCCGCGTCGGTGCTCGGCGCGGAGACGATCGTGGCGATGTCCCGGCACGAGCCGCGCCAGGAGCTCGCGCGGCGCTTCGGGGCGACGCACATCGTGGCCGAGCGCGGCGACGAGGGCACCGCCGCGATCATGGAGATCACCGGGGGAGTGGGGGCCGACGCGGTCCTGGAGTGCGTCGGCACCGACCAGGCGATGCGCACCGCGTTCTCGACCGCTCGCCCCGGCTCGACCGTCGGCTTCGTCGGTGTCCCGCACGGCGTGGAGCTGCCGGTGCGCGAGATGTTCCAGCGCAACATCGGGCTCGCCGGCGGGATGGCGCCGACCCGGCGCTACATCCCGGAACTGCTCGAGCTGGTGCTGGCCGACCGGATCGAGCCCGGTCTGGTCTTCGACAGCACCCTGCCGCTCGACCAGGTAGCCGAGGGCTACCGGGCGATGGACGAGCGGCAGGCGATCAAGGTGCTGATCGAGCCCTGA
- a CDS encoding alkaline phosphatase D family protein yields the protein MSDLVLGPLLRYVDATTATIWVETARDAAVTVTAGAHAATSRTFAAHGHHYALVELTGLEPGTHTPYTVDVDAARVWPSEDPELAVFPPSVIPTLEPGKPLRMAFGSCRVSVSNDVHGNAQFGVDALRAYALFMAGVTTADSPEDSERWPDLVLFLGDQVYADETSDEMRAFIERRRDPEQAPWYELKDYEEYAHLYSLAWRDPANRWLLSTLPSAMIFDDHDIRDDWNTSWSWRQAMEATSWWHDRVVGGLASYWVYQHLGNLGPDERAVDELWRRITSYDGAAGEGEELDVTDALDALADRADQHPETYRWSYSRDFDTQARLVVVDSRAARVLEPDRRSMLDDGELMWLDAQLRGDVDHLLVGTSLPFLLAPGLHHVESFSESIAEGAWGRPGSWLGEHARSAADLEHWAAFQRGFREVAEIVLEVAAGRRGRAPRTVTFLSGDVHHSYIAEAWPRHGQAASRIVQAVCSPIRNPLPRVMRGFMQASSKRPAGLLGRLLSLAGRVPLEPMRWAVTQGPWYDNNLAILELGARGMRLWWVAGEVDGRPELPVLKRVATVDPVG from the coding sequence ATGTCGGATCTGGTGCTCGGCCCGTTGCTGCGGTACGTCGACGCCACGACCGCGACGATCTGGGTCGAGACGGCCCGCGACGCCGCGGTCACGGTCACCGCCGGAGCGCATGCGGCCACCAGCCGGACCTTCGCCGCGCACGGCCACCACTACGCACTGGTCGAGCTGACCGGCCTCGAGCCCGGCACCCACACGCCGTACACGGTCGACGTCGACGCGGCCCGGGTGTGGCCCTCGGAGGACCCCGAGCTCGCGGTGTTCCCGCCGTCGGTGATCCCGACCCTCGAGCCGGGCAAGCCGCTGCGGATGGCGTTCGGCTCGTGCCGGGTCAGCGTCTCCAACGACGTGCACGGCAACGCGCAGTTCGGGGTCGACGCGCTGCGCGCCTACGCGCTGTTCATGGCGGGCGTCACGACCGCGGACTCGCCCGAGGACAGCGAGCGCTGGCCGGACCTGGTGCTGTTCCTCGGCGACCAGGTCTACGCCGACGAGACGAGCGACGAGATGCGCGCGTTCATCGAGCGGCGCCGCGACCCCGAGCAGGCGCCGTGGTACGAGCTGAAGGACTACGAGGAGTACGCCCATCTGTACTCCCTCGCGTGGCGCGACCCGGCGAACCGCTGGCTGCTCTCCACCCTGCCCAGCGCGATGATCTTCGACGACCACGACATCCGCGACGACTGGAACACCAGCTGGTCGTGGCGCCAGGCGATGGAGGCGACGTCGTGGTGGCACGACCGCGTCGTGGGTGGCCTGGCGTCGTACTGGGTCTACCAGCACCTGGGCAACCTCGGGCCCGACGAGCGCGCCGTCGACGAGCTCTGGCGGCGGATCACGTCCTACGACGGCGCGGCCGGCGAGGGGGAGGAGCTGGACGTCACCGACGCGCTGGACGCGCTGGCCGACCGTGCGGACCAGCACCCGGAGACGTACCGGTGGAGCTACTCCCGCGACTTCGACACCCAGGCGCGGCTGGTCGTCGTGGACTCGCGCGCCGCCCGCGTGCTCGAGCCCGACCGCCGCTCGATGCTCGACGACGGTGAGCTGATGTGGCTCGACGCCCAGCTGCGGGGGGACGTCGACCACCTCCTGGTCGGCACCTCGCTGCCGTTCCTGCTGGCGCCCGGGCTGCACCACGTCGAGTCGTTCAGCGAGTCGATCGCCGAAGGGGCGTGGGGGCGCCCGGGCAGCTGGCTCGGCGAGCACGCCCGCTCAGCCGCGGACCTCGAGCACTGGGCGGCGTTCCAGCGGGGCTTCCGCGAGGTCGCCGAGATCGTGCTCGAGGTCGCCGCCGGGCGGCGCGGGCGGGCGCCGCGCACGGTCACCTTCCTGTCCGGCGACGTGCACCACAGCTACATCGCGGAGGCGTGGCCGCGACACGGCCAGGCCGCCAGCCGGATCGTGCAGGCGGTCTGCTCGCCGATCCGGAACCCGCTCCCGCGGGTCATGCGCGGGTTCATGCAGGCTTCCTCGAAGCGGCCGGCCGGCCTGCTCGGCCGGCTGCTCTCGCTCGCGGGCCGGGTGCCGCTCGAGCCGATGCGCTGGGCCGTCACGCAGGGCCCCTGGTACGACAACAACCTGGCGATCCTGGAGCTCGGCGCCCGCGGGATGCGGCTCTGGTGGGTCGCGGGGGAGGTCGACGGCCGCCCGGAACTGCCCGTGCTCAAGCGGGTGGCGACCGTCGACCCGGTCGGCTGA